One Turneriella parva DSM 21527 genomic region harbors:
- a CDS encoding class I SAM-dependent methyltransferase: protein MKYRIKRHGFDVFACADCHSEFQHPFPQNADAYYDEGYYTGTSAFNYQDERKQEYYHNFVHHARIKTIKRFCNGGNSPVTRINASVAQRPKLLDVGCAFGTFVRAAAKSFEATGLDVSGFAVDEGNKINAAQNNPARLWQGDLTHLPRSKVARETFSPGSFAAITLIEVAEHLSVPRESFAEAYRLLAPGGVLVIQTANFEGWQAVRGGADYHYYLPGHLVYYTATGLKTLLAQIGFREFREFYPVDFSLCAKWRKAWGDIKTFSDLGRYWKMSLYHLKSKMRWRGRPLTSSYVLYARK from the coding sequence TTGAAATATCGCATCAAGCGGCATGGCTTCGACGTTTTTGCCTGCGCTGACTGCCACTCTGAATTTCAGCATCCTTTTCCCCAGAACGCCGACGCTTATTACGACGAGGGCTATTACACCGGCACGTCTGCCTTCAACTACCAGGACGAACGCAAGCAAGAGTATTACCACAACTTCGTACACCATGCCCGCATAAAAACGATAAAGCGATTTTGTAACGGTGGCAACAGCCCTGTTACAAGAATCAATGCTTCGGTTGCTCAGCGGCCGAAGCTTCTTGATGTTGGCTGTGCGTTCGGGACATTCGTGCGCGCGGCGGCTAAATCTTTCGAGGCCACCGGCCTTGACGTCTCAGGGTTTGCGGTTGATGAGGGCAATAAGATCAACGCGGCGCAAAACAATCCTGCCCGCCTCTGGCAGGGTGATCTGACGCACCTGCCCCGATCGAAGGTCGCCCGCGAGACTTTTTCCCCAGGCAGTTTTGCGGCCATTACACTGATCGAAGTTGCCGAGCATCTCAGCGTACCGCGCGAATCATTTGCCGAAGCCTATCGCCTGCTCGCACCGGGCGGCGTGCTCGTGATTCAAACGGCGAACTTTGAAGGCTGGCAGGCCGTCAGGGGTGGTGCAGACTACCACTATTACCTTCCCGGGCACCTGGTCTATTACACGGCGACCGGCCTCAAGACCCTGCTCGCGCAAATTGGCTTTCGCGAGTTCAGAGAATTTTATCCGGTTGATTTTTCCCTGTGCGCTAAATGGCGCAAAGCCTGGGGGGATATAAAAACGTTCAGCGACCTCGGTCGATACTGGAAAATGTCGCTCTACCACCTGAAGTCTAAGATGCGCTGGCGCGGCCGGCCGCTGACGAGTAGCTACGTGCTTTATGCACGCAAATAA
- the mraY gene encoding phospho-N-acetylmuramoyl-pentapeptide-transferase: MLQLLLTPLQKQVSWFRIFNYTSFRLVAAAITALLLAYFFGPRFIRFLRRLRFGESVRNDGPESHQSKAGTPTMGGMLIMASMSISILLWGNLSNLYVMLVWLGTLALSAVGFIDDYSKSVLKISGGMKARTKFFWQIVIALGFAILVYMFPYTAKGAPEQATNLYLPFMKNPLFNMGVFAVLFWMFVVVGTSNAVNLTDGLDGLAAGISVVVIVTLALIAYITGLDEITRYLLLVHVPEANEVSVFLAALAGACVGFLWFNAHPAEVFMGDTGSLAIGGSIGMTAILIHREILLMILGGIFVAEALSVILQVGSYKLRQKRIFRMAPLHHHFELGGWHENKVVIRFWIVGILLALISVSSLKIL, from the coding sequence GTGTTACAGCTGCTCTTAACTCCGTTACAAAAGCAGGTTTCGTGGTTTAGAATTTTCAACTATACCTCGTTTAGGCTCGTTGCCGCGGCGATCACCGCGCTGCTGCTTGCCTATTTTTTCGGGCCGCGCTTTATTCGTTTTCTGCGCAGGTTGCGTTTCGGCGAGTCTGTCAGAAACGACGGCCCCGAATCGCACCAGAGCAAAGCGGGCACCCCCACGATGGGGGGTATGCTCATCATGGCGAGCATGAGCATTTCAATTCTGCTCTGGGGTAACCTGAGCAACCTTTATGTGATGCTCGTTTGGCTCGGCACGCTCGCGCTGAGTGCCGTCGGCTTTATAGACGATTACAGCAAGTCGGTGCTCAAGATCAGCGGCGGCATGAAGGCGCGTACAAAGTTCTTCTGGCAAATCGTCATAGCGCTGGGGTTTGCGATACTGGTGTATATGTTTCCATATACGGCGAAAGGCGCGCCCGAGCAGGCGACGAATCTCTACCTGCCGTTTATGAAAAATCCGCTGTTTAACATGGGTGTTTTCGCCGTGCTGTTCTGGATGTTCGTGGTCGTGGGCACGAGTAATGCGGTGAACCTTACCGATGGGCTCGACGGCCTTGCCGCCGGCATCTCGGTTGTGGTCATCGTGACGCTGGCGCTGATCGCGTACATTACCGGTCTCGATGAGATTACGCGTTACCTGCTTCTGGTGCATGTGCCCGAGGCGAACGAAGTTTCTGTCTTTTTGGCCGCGCTTGCAGGGGCATGTGTCGGGTTTCTCTGGTTTAACGCGCACCCGGCAGAAGTTTTTATGGGCGATACGGGCTCTCTCGCGATCGGTGGTTCAATCGGCATGACCGCGATTTTAATTCACCGTGAAATTCTGCTCATGATTCTCGGCGGCATTTTTGTCGCCGAGGCTCTCAGCGTAATCTTACAGGTAGGCTCTTACAAGCTGCGCCAAAAACGTATCTTTCGTATGGCGCCATTGCACCACCACTTTGAACTCGGCGGCTGGCATGAGAATAAAGTCGTGATTCGCTTCTGGATCGTCGGTATTCTGCTGGCGTTGATATCTGTTTCGAGCCTGAAAATATTATGA
- a CDS encoding lysoplasmalogenase — MRLGYRLAFAVLALTFIATLPWAPYGGSFVPKVAPILLLIWATLQAPRFAGRGLLVAAIFFSGAGDVILDLVFEGSFIAGLVSFLTAHVFYVVLFLKGARFRRSLAFATLLALSFPVGMALFLWPHLGPMQLPVALYISVIASMLVTSLHRSSLNLTVVAGAIAFVISDSILALNKFYSPFVWARYAIMATYYLAQYLIVTGVLKEQADLA; from the coding sequence ATGAGATTGGGTTATCGCCTCGCCTTTGCAGTGCTCGCACTCACGTTTATCGCGACGTTGCCGTGGGCGCCATACGGCGGCAGTTTTGTGCCCAAGGTTGCGCCCATTCTGCTGCTCATTTGGGCGACGCTGCAGGCGCCACGCTTTGCCGGCAGGGGTTTGCTCGTCGCGGCGATTTTCTTCTCTGGCGCAGGCGATGTCATTCTCGATTTAGTATTTGAAGGCAGCTTTATCGCCGGACTTGTTTCGTTTCTGACGGCGCATGTTTTCTATGTGGTGCTCTTTCTCAAAGGCGCGAGGTTTCGTCGTAGCTTGGCCTTCGCCACGCTATTGGCGCTCAGCTTTCCCGTGGGCATGGCGCTATTCTTGTGGCCCCATCTCGGGCCGATGCAGCTGCCGGTCGCGCTTTATATCAGCGTGATTGCCTCGATGCTTGTGACCTCGCTGCACAGGTCAAGTCTCAACCTCACAGTGGTAGCCGGGGCAATAGCCTTTGTAATCTCTGACAGCATATTGGCGCTGAACAAATTTTACTCCCCCTTTGTCTGGGCGCGTTACGCGATTATGGCGACCTATTACCTTGCGCAATACCTGATCGTGACCGGCGTCTTGAAAGAACAGGCGGATCTAGCATAG
- the thrC gene encoding threonine synthase → MSQAWFQSINPQYTDRYALDQIIYRCPGSGDLLEVRHDMDALKKKSAQDWRDLFESRWRSQNKADASGIWGKREWVLPELPVEDIVTLGEGATALFSGAELSRQFAHQDIFVKLCGNSHTGSFKDLGMTVLVSQVNHMIKKGAPIRAIACASTGDTSAALAAYAAYAGILSVILLPKNKISLAQLMQPIANGSLVLALDTDFDGCMEIVQQLTLEKDIYLANSMNSLRIEGQKTVGIEVAQQLGWQLPDWFIIPGGNLGNVSALSAGLKMLYELGLVNSLPRIAVAQAEAANPLYLASKNGFKDFQPITAKETAASAIRIGNPISVKKAIATLKEFGGVVEQASERELADAAALGDKAGLLVDPHTGVALAAFKKLKAAGVIREHESAVVISTAHGLKFADFKINYHSPESTAPHKNLPVDLKPTLGAVKDAVAAFLDKKK, encoded by the coding sequence GTGTCCCAAGCCTGGTTTCAAAGTATAAATCCGCAATACACAGACAGGTATGCGCTCGACCAGATTATCTATCGCTGCCCCGGTTCAGGCGATCTGCTCGAGGTGCGCCATGACATGGACGCGCTCAAGAAGAAATCGGCTCAGGACTGGCGTGACCTCTTTGAAAGCCGCTGGCGCTCGCAGAATAAGGCCGACGCCTCGGGCATCTGGGGCAAACGCGAATGGGTTTTGCCCGAGTTGCCCGTTGAAGATATTGTAACGCTCGGCGAAGGCGCAACAGCGCTTTTTTCGGGCGCCGAACTTTCGCGGCAATTTGCACACCAGGATATCTTTGTAAAACTCTGCGGTAACAGCCACACGGGTTCGTTTAAAGACCTCGGCATGACGGTGCTCGTCTCGCAGGTGAACCACATGATCAAAAAGGGTGCGCCGATTCGCGCGATCGCCTGCGCCTCGACGGGTGACACTTCGGCTGCGCTCGCCGCGTACGCGGCGTATGCGGGTATCTTGAGCGTCATACTTTTGCCGAAGAACAAGATCTCACTCGCGCAGCTGATGCAGCCGATCGCAAACGGTTCTCTCGTGCTCGCACTCGACACCGACTTCGACGGCTGCATGGAGATTGTGCAGCAGCTCACCCTGGAGAAAGACATCTACCTGGCCAATTCGATGAACAGTCTGCGCATCGAAGGTCAGAAGACTGTGGGCATCGAAGTTGCGCAACAACTCGGTTGGCAACTTCCCGATTGGTTCATAATTCCCGGCGGTAACCTCGGCAATGTTTCGGCGCTCAGTGCGGGCCTCAAGATGCTCTATGAACTCGGCCTCGTGAACTCATTGCCGCGCATTGCGGTGGCACAGGCCGAAGCGGCCAACCCTCTCTACCTCGCGTCAAAAAACGGCTTCAAAGATTTTCAGCCTATCACGGCGAAAGAGACAGCGGCGTCTGCAATCCGCATCGGCAACCCGATCTCGGTCAAAAAGGCGATCGCTACGCTCAAAGAGTTTGGCGGCGTCGTTGAACAGGCGTCAGAACGCGAGCTCGCTGATGCTGCGGCGCTCGGCGACAAGGCGGGTTTATTGGTCGACCCCCATACAGGTGTTGCGCTGGCGGCGTTCAAAAAGCTGAAGGCCGCCGGAGTGATTCGCGAACACGAATCGGCCGTCGTGATTTCGACGGCTCACGGCCTCAAGTTTGCCGATTTCAAAATCAACTACCATTCCCCAGAATCGACTGCGCCGCATAAAAATCTGCCGGTTGATCTGAAGCCAACGCTCGGTGCCGTGAAAGATGCGGTGGCGGCGTTTCTCGACAAGAAAAAATAA
- a CDS encoding trans-sulfuration enzyme family protein codes for MRKDRNKILPASGVSTRSIHAGHDNTRDPHQPLITPVYQTASYAFDEVAGLWAYYDKKSDRLAEYARYGTPTQRALEETLMSLESAEDCIVMSSGMNAIATAICGLLGQGDHMVSLREGYRGTFKLFDQHLARFGIGISYSGVSLEAIQAACTEKTKLIFVEVPTNPYLRLVDIEALVKFARGRGIYTLVDATFASPMNFNALRQGADLVTHSLTKFLNGHNDVIAGAVLGSKELIEKARSFRNLFGSNPDPHQCYLISRGIKSFGVRMREHNRSALEIARFLEKQPQIEKVWYPLLESHPDHALAKKTLAGGGGIVSFQVKGKDGSQSAGLKASTQVVEALKLATIGASLGGVESLVHQPSVMSYADMDADARLKEGIYDNLIRFSVGLEDTADLIADLQQALATL; via the coding sequence ATGCGAAAAGACAGAAACAAGATTTTACCCGCAAGCGGGGTTTCAACCCGGTCGATTCATGCAGGCCACGACAATACACGCGACCCGCACCAGCCGCTGATCACTCCTGTTTACCAGACGGCGAGCTATGCATTCGACGAGGTCGCGGGCCTGTGGGCGTATTACGACAAGAAGTCTGACCGCCTCGCCGAATATGCGCGTTATGGCACGCCGACGCAGCGCGCCCTCGAAGAGACCCTGATGTCGCTTGAGTCGGCAGAAGACTGCATCGTCATGTCGAGCGGCATGAATGCCATCGCAACGGCGATTTGCGGGCTACTCGGCCAGGGCGACCACATGGTGTCGCTGCGCGAAGGCTACCGGGGCACCTTTAAACTCTTTGACCAGCACCTCGCCCGCTTTGGCATCGGCATCAGTTATTCAGGTGTTTCGCTTGAAGCGATTCAAGCGGCCTGCACCGAAAAGACAAAATTGATTTTTGTCGAAGTACCGACCAACCCATACCTGCGCCTCGTCGATATCGAAGCTCTGGTGAAATTCGCGCGTGGCAGAGGCATCTACACTCTCGTCGATGCAACCTTCGCTTCACCGATGAATTTTAATGCCCTCAGGCAGGGCGCCGACCTCGTGACGCATTCGCTGACGAAATTTCTGAACGGTCACAATGACGTTATCGCGGGTGCGGTTCTGGGGTCGAAGGAGCTGATCGAAAAAGCCAGGTCATTTCGCAACCTCTTCGGTAGCAACCCTGACCCGCACCAGTGTTACCTGATTTCGCGCGGCATTAAATCGTTTGGCGTACGCATGCGCGAGCATAATCGATCAGCGCTCGAGATTGCCCGTTTTCTCGAAAAGCAGCCCCAGATTGAAAAGGTCTGGTACCCGCTGCTTGAATCGCACCCCGACCATGCGCTCGCAAAAAAAACGCTGGCCGGCGGTGGCGGCATCGTCTCATTTCAGGTAAAGGGAAAAGACGGTTCGCAGAGCGCGGGGCTTAAAGCGTCGACCCAGGTCGTTGAAGCGCTGAAACTTGCAACAATCGGCGCCTCACTCGGCGGTGTCGAATCATTGGTGCACCAGCCATCGGTCATGAGCTACGCCGATATGGATGCCGACGCCAGACTCAAAGAGGGCATCTACGACAACCTGATCAGATTCTCGGTGGGGCTAGAAGACACCGCCGATTTGATCGCAGACCTTCAGCAGGCGCTCGCCACGCTCTAA
- a CDS encoding ATP-binding protein, whose amino-acid sequence MFANAAERKGLSFSIKSSGLPAAVQGDPLRITQILMNLSANALRFTEKGSVTVEALYRDGACTFSVTDTGIGMRREERERLFMPFQQAKRETARKFGGTGLGLSISAHLAELMQSHIDVESTEGKGSSFRFKVSLPETNASAIAANAESEVDAAFAQRIPLRILVVDDTDVNRMLTIAMLEKLGFQNIGECDDGFKAVDAILTGAYDVVLLDVQMPGMDGTEVARLVKDRMRKPPRLVAVTGNVETEDRQTYLKTMDDYIPKPFTFAMLMAALSRA is encoded by the coding sequence ATGTTCGCCAATGCCGCCGAAAGAAAAGGTTTATCGTTCAGCATCAAGAGCTCTGGCCTGCCCGCCGCAGTTCAGGGCGACCCGCTCAGAATTACACAGATTCTGATGAACCTGTCAGCAAATGCTCTACGCTTCACCGAGAAAGGCTCGGTCACTGTCGAGGCTCTCTACCGCGATGGCGCGTGTACATTCAGTGTCACAGACACGGGTATAGGCATGCGCAGAGAAGAGCGCGAACGCCTGTTTATGCCGTTTCAACAGGCAAAGCGTGAAACTGCCAGAAAATTCGGCGGCACCGGGCTTGGGCTTTCGATTAGCGCCCACCTGGCAGAACTCATGCAATCGCACATCGACGTCGAAAGCACCGAAGGCAAGGGCTCGAGCTTTCGTTTCAAGGTGTCTCTGCCCGAAACGAATGCCAGTGCCATTGCGGCGAATGCCGAGTCAGAGGTCGATGCGGCATTCGCGCAGAGAATTCCATTGCGTATTCTTGTCGTCGACGACACCGATGTGAACCGCATGCTCACGATCGCGATGCTCGAAAAACTCGGGTTTCAGAATATCGGTGAATGCGACGACGGCTTTAAAGCAGTCGATGCAATTCTGACGGGCGCCTACGACGTCGTTCTGCTCGACGTGCAGATGCCCGGCATGGACGGCACCGAAGTTGCGCGGCTCGTTAAAGACCGCATGCGCAAGCCACCCCGGCTTGTCGCGGTTACCGGCAATGTCGAAACCGAAGACCGGCAGACTTACCTGAAGACCATGGACGACTACATACCAAAGCCGTTTACCTTTGCGATGCTGATGGCGGCTCTCAGCCGCGCCTGA
- a CDS encoding TRAP transporter large permease subunit: MTLALSLLCIAALLFGMPLFIGLGTLGTIYQQTNAAAIGTDSFADMTRQMTVIFSDPLAKLTGDQSALFLTIPYFTLTGYLIAHSNFAKRVINLYLIAVRRVGSVGTFGLGVVCIFIAALFTPLTGASGVTIVAIGGILLPILTGVGYSNQRAVGLITASGSIGLLFSPSLPVMLFGIMSENKADINELYRSGLLPGLVLLLALATVVLLHSFTAKTAAQASELKVQLDAAVFSARDAIKLGAELAAIPLLYVLMHSRFMVITELGVFFLLYYLVLEVFIFREIGWSKLVQVFEEAIAMVGSIIMIIFFAMILTNALLYDALPGKMFAFISQYIHSPLTFLMLLNIFLLIVGALMDIFSAIIVISPLIIPIAESYQIPMLHLGIIFLTNLEIGYLTPPVGLNLFLSSLRFQKPMSEVYKSIIPYLVALILAQLLITYVPWLSLWWR, from the coding sequence ATGACGCTCGCGCTGTCACTTCTCTGCATTGCGGCTCTGCTCTTCGGCATGCCGCTCTTTATCGGTCTGGGTACTCTCGGCACGATCTACCAGCAGACGAACGCTGCGGCAATTGGTACCGATAGTTTTGCCGACATGACCCGACAAATGACAGTCATATTCAGCGACCCGCTCGCTAAATTAACCGGGGATCAAAGCGCACTTTTTCTGACGATTCCTTATTTTACGCTCACGGGCTATCTCATTGCGCATTCAAATTTTGCAAAGCGGGTGATTAACCTGTACCTCATCGCAGTGCGTCGGGTCGGCTCGGTGGGCACTTTTGGTCTGGGTGTTGTGTGCATTTTTATCGCCGCTCTTTTCACGCCCCTGACCGGTGCTTCTGGCGTCACGATCGTCGCGATCGGCGGCATTCTGTTGCCGATTTTGACGGGTGTCGGTTATTCTAATCAGAGGGCCGTCGGCCTCATTACGGCCTCTGGCTCAATTGGTCTGCTCTTCAGCCCCAGCCTGCCGGTAATGCTCTTTGGTATCATGAGCGAAAACAAGGCCGACATCAACGAACTCTACCGCTCGGGTCTGTTGCCGGGCCTTGTGCTGCTGCTGGCGCTGGCGACGGTTGTGCTGCTGCATTCGTTCACCGCAAAGACGGCAGCGCAGGCGAGCGAACTCAAAGTACAGCTCGATGCAGCGGTGTTTTCTGCGCGTGACGCGATAAAGCTCGGCGCAGAGCTCGCGGCGATTCCGCTGCTCTACGTGCTGATGCACTCGCGCTTCATGGTAATCACAGAGCTCGGCGTATTTTTTCTGCTCTATTACCTGGTACTCGAAGTTTTTATCTTTCGCGAGATCGGCTGGTCTAAGCTCGTGCAGGTATTTGAAGAAGCGATTGCGATGGTCGGCTCAATCATCATGATCATCTTTTTCGCGATGATTCTGACGAACGCACTGCTCTACGACGCGCTACCCGGCAAGATGTTTGCCTTTATCAGCCAGTACATTCACTCGCCTCTGACGTTTCTCATGCTGCTGAATATCTTTCTGCTGATCGTCGGCGCATTGATGGATATTTTCTCGGCCATTATCGTCATTTCACCGCTGATTATTCCGATCGCAGAAAGTTATCAGATTCCGATGCTGCACCTGGGCATTATTTTTCTGACGAATCTCGAGATCGGCTATCTCACCCCACCGGTAGGATTAAATCTTTTTCTGAGTTCACTGCGCTTTCAGAAGCCTATGAGCGAAGTTTATAAGTCGATAATCCCCTATCTTGTCGCTTTGATACTGGCGCAGCTGCTGATAACCTATGTGCCGTGGCTCAGCCTTTGGTGGCGCTGA
- a CDS encoding protein involved in gliding motility GldC, giving the protein MSDTEKKEIIIRVGLDKDAIPESISWLAPGASNGEEKADAFMLSLFSGSEKTTLGIDLWTKEMLVGDMNIFFYQSLKKMADVLDRATQDKEAAQLVRNFSREFGKHVKLLQDS; this is encoded by the coding sequence ATGTCAGACACAGAGAAAAAAGAAATTATTATCAGGGTAGGGCTCGACAAAGACGCTATTCCCGAATCGATCAGCTGGCTTGCCCCGGGAGCATCGAACGGCGAAGAAAAAGCCGATGCATTCATGCTCTCGCTTTTCAGCGGCAGCGAAAAAACCACGCTCGGTATCGACTTGTGGACAAAAGAGATGCTCGTCGGTGACATGAATATTTTCTTCTATCAATCCCTCAAGAAAATGGCCGATGTGCTTGATCGTGCCACTCAAGACAAAGAAGCAGCGCAGCTCGTGCGCAATTTCAGCCGCGAATTCGGCAAACACGTAAAACTTCTGCAAGATTCATGA
- a CDS encoding adenylate/guanylate cyclase domain-containing protein has product MPANITTPTITLKEFLDRYPWQKTETGSTRPQNFLWKFSLPEAVADLWPFLIDTSTFNKLLALPRMTYVEKDGRLFGSSVNAGILSEWEEVPWEWEYHKGLNNARIYSKGFATYVRSRYLLVPNGNATDFYVYFGWVPRTWWARLLLKVAMPRLRKDYERALKKITEAIHTRRDFESRQRAIYAETAPEEKPVDAEHEARLEALVKRAVEAGGNSEDLHALAKHIVEAPEEELTRLKPKMLARQLSRPLEQVLKTSLYATHAGILALSWDVTCPHCRGVRKSVGSLGDLPQEERCDVCDINFSTSEIGNLEVIFQVNPEIRKVEKKFFCAAEPATKRHIYLQRRVLPQTTVELNTDFDNGEYRARVIGDNRYTQISVGAGSEKKLALKTGLPQLSTAPQPDFVFANETPAPLTLVIERKDEDNDALRPAEIFGLQTFRDLFGSQTLAEGLKIELGTQNILFTDIVGSTALYLKSGDGEAFTAVRRHFQRTYEVIRRNNGAVVKTIGDSAMVAFADALQCIRAAVELQREFNGDPATGAVLLRVSIHSGPCLAVNLNNGIDYFGNTVNFAAKLQQMAGAREIAYSAEFAQDKRVAEYLRAERLQPELKPFSATWTSAPLQIPVVRIA; this is encoded by the coding sequence ATGCCGGCAAACATAACTACGCCCACCATTACGTTGAAAGAGTTTCTCGATCGGTATCCGTGGCAGAAGACTGAGACGGGTTCGACAAGGCCGCAGAATTTTCTGTGGAAATTTTCACTGCCAGAGGCTGTGGCAGACCTATGGCCTTTTCTCATTGATACATCCACCTTTAACAAATTGCTCGCCCTGCCGCGCATGACCTATGTCGAAAAAGATGGCCGGCTTTTCGGCAGTTCGGTCAACGCAGGCATTCTTTCTGAATGGGAAGAGGTTCCCTGGGAATGGGAATACCATAAGGGCCTGAATAATGCACGCATCTATTCGAAGGGTTTCGCCACCTATGTGCGCAGCCGTTACCTGCTGGTGCCGAACGGTAATGCGACAGATTTTTATGTCTACTTCGGCTGGGTGCCGCGAACGTGGTGGGCGCGTCTGCTGCTCAAGGTCGCAATGCCGCGCCTGCGAAAAGATTACGAGCGTGCGCTTAAGAAAATTACCGAAGCGATTCATACGCGCCGCGATTTTGAATCGCGCCAGCGCGCAATCTACGCTGAAACCGCGCCAGAAGAGAAACCCGTCGACGCAGAACACGAAGCGCGGCTTGAGGCGCTGGTTAAGCGTGCGGTCGAGGCAGGTGGCAATAGCGAAGATCTGCACGCGCTTGCTAAGCATATCGTCGAAGCGCCCGAAGAAGAGCTGACGCGGCTAAAACCCAAAATGCTGGCAAGGCAACTGTCGCGGCCGCTTGAGCAAGTGCTCAAGACTTCGCTCTATGCGACGCATGCCGGTATTCTTGCCCTGTCGTGGGATGTCACCTGCCCGCACTGCCGCGGGGTGAGAAAGTCAGTCGGCTCGCTGGGAGACCTGCCGCAAGAAGAACGCTGCGATGTCTGCGACATTAATTTTTCGACTTCTGAAATCGGCAATCTCGAAGTCATTTTTCAGGTGAACCCTGAAATTCGTAAGGTTGAGAAAAAGTTTTTTTGCGCGGCCGAACCGGCGACAAAAAGACATATCTACCTTCAGCGCCGGGTTTTGCCGCAGACAACGGTCGAGCTCAACACCGATTTTGATAACGGAGAATACCGGGCGCGCGTTATCGGCGACAACCGCTATACGCAGATATCAGTCGGTGCGGGCTCTGAGAAAAAACTCGCTCTGAAAACAGGCCTACCGCAGCTCAGCACTGCGCCTCAGCCCGACTTTGTGTTTGCGAACGAGACACCCGCGCCACTGACGCTCGTCATCGAGCGCAAAGACGAAGACAACGACGCGCTCAGGCCCGCCGAAATTTTCGGGCTGCAGACGTTTCGCGATCTGTTCGGCAGCCAGACGCTGGCTGAAGGTCTGAAGATCGAGCTCGGCACGCAGAATATTCTCTTCACCGACATTGTTGGCTCGACTGCGCTCTACCTGAAGAGCGGCGACGGCGAAGCGTTCACCGCAGTGCGCCGCCACTTTCAGCGCACTTACGAAGTGATTCGGCGCAACAACGGCGCGGTTGTTAAGACCATCGGCGATTCGGCGATGGTCGCATTTGCCGACGCCCTGCAGTGCATCAGGGCCGCTGTCGAATTACAGCGCGAATTCAATGGAGACCCGGCGACCGGCGCCGTGCTGCTGCGGGTCAGCATTCACAGCGGGCCATGCCTGGCTGTGAACCTGAATAATGGCATCGACTATTTTGGTAATACCGTAAATTTCGCGGCCAAGCTGCAGCAAATGGCGGGCGCGCGCGAAATCGCCTACAGTGCAGAATTCGCGCAAGATAAGCGCGTGGCGGAGTACCTGCGCGCAGAGAGACTGCAGCCAGAACTGAAGCCGTTCAGCGCAACCTGGACAAGCGCACCTCTGCAGATACCTGTCGTGCGTATTGCCTGA